The proteins below come from a single Aegilops tauschii subsp. strangulata cultivar AL8/78 chromosome 6, Aet v6.0, whole genome shotgun sequence genomic window:
- the LOC109787315 gene encoding heat shock cognate 70 kDa protein, with amino-acid sequence MMAWEGAIGIDLGTTYSCVAVWQNGHVEIVANEQGNRTTPSYVAFTSSKRLIGDAAKNQADMNPANTIFDSKRLIGRRFTDASVQNDIKHWPFKVISGPEDKPMIAVKYKGVEQQFAAEEISSMVLVRMRETAEAYLGSTIKNAVVTVPACSTDLQRQATWNAGVLASLNVMRIIPEPTAAAMAYGLHNKVTEWGVVENALVFDLGGGTFDVSLVEIEFYIFEVLATAGDPHLGGEDFDNRMVNHFVQEFKRKKKKDISGNPRALRRLRTACERAKRTLSSTEEAVIEISCLYEDIDFYSTITRARFEELNMDLFRKCMDIVEDCLRDARMDMSSVHAVVLIGGSSRIPKIQQLLQELFNGKELYKSINPDEAVAYGAALQAALLTGPNNDNEGWMSDLLLLDATPLSLGLGTKGGDMTVMIPKNRAIPVKTEIVISTDYDNQPCIRIQVYEGEGAKTCDNNLLGEFEFSIPPASKGVPQIIVCFDIDANGILDVSAKDKNTGEKKKVTINKRFHLKQ; translated from the exons ATG ATGGCCTGGGAAGGCGCCATTGGGATCGATCTTGGCACGACCTACTCCTGCGTCGCCGTCTGGCAGAACGGCCACGTCGAGATCGTCGCCAACGAGCAAGGCAACAGAACCACCCCATCCTACGTTGCCTTCACCAGCTCCAAGCGCCTCATCGGGGATGCGGCCAAGAACCAGGCCGATATGAATCCGGCTAACACAATCTTCG ATTCCAAGCGGCTCATTGGTAGGAGATTTACTGATGCTTCTGTACAGAATGACATTAAGCACTGGCCCTTCAAGGTCATTTCTGGACCTGAAGACAAGCCTATGATTGCTGTTAAATACAAGGGTGTGGAGCAGCAATTCGCAGCTGAAGAGATTTCCTCAATGGTTCTCGTCAGGATGCGGGAGACAGCTGAAGCCTACCTTGGCAGCACCATCAAGAATGCTGTTGTCACTGTTCCTGCTTGCTCCACCGACTTGCAGCGGCAGGCCACCTGGAATGCAGGAGTGCTTGCTAGTCTGAATGTAATGCGTATCATCCCTGAGCCGACTGCTGCTGCTATGGCTTATGGCCTTCACAACAAGGTTACCGAGTGGGGTGTGGTAGAGAATGCTCTCGTCTTTGACCTTGGAGGTGGTACCTTTGATGTCTCCCTTGTCGAGATCGAGTTTTATATTTTTGAGGTCCTGGCCACAGCTGGCGACCCTCACCTTGGTGGTGAGGACTTTGACAACCGCATGGTGAACCACTTCGTCCAAGAGtttaaaagaaagaagaaaaaggacatCAGTGGCAACCCCAGGGCTCTTAGGAGACTGAGGACAGCCTGCGAGAGGGCGAAGAGAACCCTCTCCTCCACTGAAGAGGCCGTCATTGAGATCAGTTGTTTGTATGAGGACATCGACTTCTACTCAACCATCACCCGTGCCAGGTTTGAGGAGCTCAACATGGATCTCTTCAGGAAGTGTATGGACATTGTGGAGGACTGCCTCAGGGATGCTCGCATGGACATGAGCTCAGTTCATGCTGTTGTTCTTATTGGTGGCTCCTCTAGAATTCCAAAGATTCAGCAGCTTCTTCAGGAGCTCTTCAACGGGAAGGAGCTTTATAAGAGCATCAACCCTGACGAAGCTGTTGCCTATGGTGCTGCTTTACAGGCTGCCCTTTTGACCGGACCGAACAACGACAATGAGGGTTGGATGAGCGACCTCCTTTTGTTGGATGCTACCCCACTTTCTCTTGGTTTGGGGACGAAAGGGGGCGACATGACAGTGATGATTCCAAAGAACAGGGCGATCCCCGTCAAGACGGAGATAGTCATATCTACCGACTATGACAACCAACCTTGTATCCGTATCCAGGTTTACGAGGGTGAAGGTGCCAAGACTTGCGACAATAACCTGTTGGGCGAGTTTGAGTTCTCCATTCCTCCAGCATCCAAAGGCGTTCCACAAATAATTGTGTGCTTCGACATTGATGCC